One genomic region from Yarrowia lipolytica chromosome 1C, complete sequence encodes:
- a CDS encoding uncharacterized protein (Compare to YALI0C01947g, no similarity), translating into MLAQRCGSLLPCQVRQKRPRLAQCMSAVLQRQRKTLIYQSGVLVSRRKLTGAASFAIDRTDSAHRPDGERPTFSPNRPWFSHQGTAGSDFKAQSEDERLWKSTKQFCREYSVSFVQ; encoded by the coding sequence ATGCTTGCTCAGAGATGTGGGAGTCTTCTACCTTGTCAAGTGCGACAGAAACGGCCCCGACTGGCTCAGTGTATGTCTGCAGTTTTACAACGACAACGAAAGACACTGATATATCAATCCGGAGTACTGgtgtcgaggaggaaacTAACGGGTGCTGCCAGTTTCGCCATTGACCGCACCGACTCAGCTCACCGACCAGATGGGGAACGGCCCACTTTCTCACCAAACAGACCTTGGTTCTCGCATCAGGGAACCGCAGGCTCGGATTTCAAGGCGCAGAGTGAAGATGAGAGACTATGGAAGTCCACAAAACAGTTTTGCAGGGAGTATAGCGTCTCTTTCGTGCAATGA
- a CDS encoding uncharacterized protein (Compare to YALI0C01782g, no similarity) has translation MRTSFLLFAFLATTTVADNNPAAAATDITIGDVIDLSKLLEATQDALSDSDIADHVDEVVGVKDAVDNLFSSVSSIQNQIPDVIAEINPCAHLTFSPDGWPNGQIELGSEDQLEPNKDCNGTATLRLDRRDAAVDHLMDDVGFVLEMYGPLTSLVLDQATPSPELLRGATRIEDISHQLDAWFNQVNATIKATAELKPEPSFTTLVTHVSSLPDSVNPDVGLDNGKDNGEGNQGGFNGKNDGIGGGMGNGNGNGNQNVGGYNGNNNGQGGGTHNGNGNGNGNHGGYNGNNNGNGGGTHNGQNNGNGNGGSGGKGGVGGVSHVSHVPHKSYVPHVPSHVPYVPQPHSRVSYTPPWLQHGHGY, from the coding sequence ATGAGGACCTCTTTCCTACTCTTCGCTTTCCTGGCTACTACTACTGTTGCGGACAACAATCCGGCCGCAGCTGCTACAGACATCACCATTGGAGATGTTATAGACCTCAGCAAGCTGCTTGAAGCCACCCAGGATGCTCTGTCCGACTCCGACATTGCCGACCACGTTGATGAGGTAGTCGGAGTTAAGGACGCGGTTGACAATCTTTTTTCATCCGTTTCCTCGATTCAGAACCAAATCCCCGATGTGATTGCCGAAATCAACCCCTGTGCTCATCTGACTTTCAGTCCTGACGGCTGGCCGAATGGTCAGATCGAGTTGGGCTCTGAGGATCAACTCGAACCCAACAAGGACTGCAATGGAACGGCTACTCTCCGTCTGGATCGCCGAGATGCAGCAGTCGACCACCTTATGGACGATGTTGGGTTTGTTCTGGAGATGTACGGGCCCCTCACGAGTCTCGTTTTGGACCAAGCGACCCCGTCTCCGGAGCTCTTGAGAGGTGCGACTAGAATTGAAGACATTTCGCATCAACTGGACGCTTGGTTTAACCAGGTAAATGCCACAATCAAGGCCACAGCCGAGCTGAAGCCAGAGCCATCGTTTACGACTTTAGTCACCCACGTCTCCTCCCTTCCTGATTCAGTCAATCCCGATGTTGGCCTGGACAATGGCAAAGACAACGGAGAGGGTAACCAGGGCGGTTTCAACGGAAAGAACGATGGCATCGGAGGCGGCATGGGAAACggaaacggcaacggaAACCAAAACGTTGGAGGCTACAATGGTAACAACAACGGCCAGGGTGGAGGCACCCACAACGGTAATGGCAATGGCAATGGAAACCATGGCGGATACAATGGTAACAACAACGGCAATGGAGGTGGTACACACAATGGCCAAAACAATGGTAATGGCAATGGAGGAAGTGGTGGTAAAGGAGGAGTAGGAGGTGTTTCCCATGTGTCCCATGTACCACATAAGTCCTATGTACCACATGTGCCCTCACATGTGCCCTATGTACCTCAACCTCACAGCAGAGTTTCCTatactcctccttggttGCAACATGGTCATGGATACTAG
- a CDS encoding uncharacterized protein (Compare to YALI0C01925g, similar to uniprot|Q6CDB7 Yarrowia lipolytica YALI0A01650g), which translates to MARRKSTRKTSPNSLKSLSLGGDETPATREQFDQDIEGNVYAQCELQNVGIFYFVFGDPVEGDREERSDIWLKFYNNKENVVHSSAHSIMMASRDSTDTCFAIDQDTFLFSGFLLTLDNAWSTVDFRKFDSHIESGMADFLTGQTSIHKTGLSRIRQDSEPDFTLICEDGDKIEVHRSVMEGLWPFFKGMMVSKNMREIEQKRRVKLSMPKTTLEALVRYLYGEVLDLTLMDAANLILYAQRYELPELVQLATTWLKREQGHVDIEQAIYLWRKSLEAENDHVRDFASKKIEQMMPEVEDFDDQIQHLKKNELISLFSDVSVAMSRKRRKVE; encoded by the coding sequence ATGGCTAGACGCAAATCTACGCGGAAAACGTCGCCCAACAGCCTCAAATCTCTCAGCCTAGGAGGAGATGAAACGCCTGCGACGCGCGAGCAGTTCGACCAGGACATTGAAGGGAATGTGTACGCGCAATGCGAGCTGCAAAATGTCGGCATCTTTTACTTCGTCTTCGGAGACCCCGTCGAAGGGGACCGAGAGGAGCGGTCGGACATCTGGCTGAAGTtctacaacaacaaagAAAACGTCGTGCACTCCTCCGCTCACTCGATAATGATGGCGAGTAGAGACTCCACCGACACCTGTTTCGCGATCGACCAGGATACCTTTTTGTTTTCCGGGTTCTTGCTCACGTTGGACAATGCATGGTCTACAGTCGACTTTCGGAAGTTCGACTCCCATATCGAGTCCGGAATGGCGGACTTTCTAACCGGCCAAACCTCCATTCACAAGACAGGTCTCTCTCGAATCAGACAGGATTCCGAGCCAGACTTCACACTGATATGCGAGGACGGGGACAAGATCGAGGTGCACAGGTCTGTCATGGAGGGACTGTGGCCCTTTTTCAAAGGCATGATGGTTTCGAAAAACATGCGGGAGATTGAGCAGAAAAGGAGGGTCAAATTGTCCATGCCTAAGACCACCCTCGAGGCTCTGGTACGATATCTCTACGGCGAAGTGCTCGATCTGACCTTGATGGACGCTGCTAATCTCATTTTATATGCTCAGAGGTACGAGCTTCCTGAACTTGTCCAGTTAGCCACTACATGGTTGAAGCGGGAGCAGGGGCACGTTGATATTGAGCAAGCCATCTATCTATGGAGAAAGAGCCTCGAAGCTGAGAATGACCATGTGAGGGACTTTGCTTCTAAAAAGATTGAGCAGATGATGCCCGAAGTGGAGGATTTCGATGACCAGATCCAGCATTTGAAGAAGAATGAGCTCATTAGTTTGTTTTCAGATGTCTCCGTCGCCATGTCCAGAAAGCGGAGGAAGGTTGAGTAG
- a CDS encoding uncharacterized protein (Compare to YALI0C01760g, no similarity), with protein sequence MGNCCSMEKSSKKGPIVATPATETQEPKHNPFVISDTDLVATRSPSVAAHSLCGSNNIAAGEGFSGHPILEEDDDEELVDQPRGRSTGVQTHVPGGPAPRISIADADGSPRPAETAENHPHHHLGMSERLSGIFHRKSVDGRPHSGLFNVPKKSMDSEYDSEPGNDMAPVMQSIVVDTGIMPGIGQGLKAQSSNPQR encoded by the coding sequence ATGGGAAACTGTTGCTCTATGGAAAAGTCGTCTAAAAAGGGCCCAATTGTAGCCACGCCGGCCACGGAGACCCAGGAGCCGAAACACAACCCGTTCGTGATCAGCGACACGGACCTGGTGGCCACCCGATCGCCCTCAGTAGCGGCCCACTCACTGTGTGGCTCCAACAACATTGCTGCAGGAGAGGGATTCAGTGGACACCCTattttggaggaggatgacgacgaagagCTGGTGGATCAACCAAGAGGCCGATCGACAGGCGTCCAGACCCATGTTCCGGGCGGACCTGCTCCCAGAATTTCGATTGCAGACGCCGACGGATCCCCCAGACCCGCAGAAACGGCAGAGAACCACCCCCATCACCATCTAGGCATGTCCGAACGACTTTCTGGTATCTTCCATAGAAAGTCGGTCGATGGAAGACCCCATTCGGGCTTGTTTAACGTGCCCAAGAAAAGCATGGACTCGGAGTACGACTCTGAGCCGGGAAATGACATGGCTCCCGTCATGCAGAGTATTGTGGTGGACACGGGAATCATGCCAGGCATTGGACAGGGATTGAAGGCGCAGAGCTCGAATCCGCAGAGATAG
- a CDS encoding uncharacterized protein (Compare to YALI0C01859g, similar to uniprot|Q02253 Rattus norvegicus Methylmalonate-semialdehyde dehydrogenase (acylating) mitochondrial precursor (EC 1.2.1.27) (MMSDH)): protein MLSRSTRLARVVQTSTRLYSTAYPTTHAKIENPVDTKAFINGQAVASKATTWFDLHDPATNNLVTRVPQSTDEEMRQAVEAAQKAFLTWKDTSIMHRQQVAFNFVRLIRDNWDRLAASITLEQGKTFADAKGDVLRGLQVAEQACSIPNTLMGESLEVAKNMRTEMYREPLGVVAAIAPFNFPAMVPLWSIPLALVTGNTLILKPSERDPGAALILAELITEAGAPPGTVNIIHGGAPTVNFICDAPEIKAISFVGGDAAGKHIHQRGGANGKRVQANLGAKNHCVLMPDADKNFALNSIVGAAFGAAGQRCMALSTLVTTQGTGSWMPELVERAKKLTINGGFEADADLGPVISPAAKARCEALIQSAIDEGATVLLDGRGQHPAKYPNGNFIGPTIITGVKPGMKCYDQEIFGPVLVVVDTTDLDDAIGLINRNKYGNGAAIFTRSGAAGNKFQKQIQAGQIGINVPIPVPLPMFSFTGNKGSFLGDLNFYGKAGVMFLTQYKTVTTQWRDEDVTSQKADVIMPTQS from the coding sequence ATGCTCAGCAGATCGACCCGACTGGCTCGAGTGGTCCAGACCTCCACCCGGCTCTACTCCACTGCCTACCCCACTACCCATGCGAAAATCGAGAACCCCGTGGACACCAAGGCGTTCATCAACGGCCAAGCAGTCGCCTCCAAGGCTACCACCTGGTTCGATCTCCATGACCCCGCAACAAACAACCTGGTGACGCGAGTCCCCCAGtccaccgacgaggagatgcgACAGGCCGTCGAGGCCGCCCAGAAGGCCTTCCTCACCTGGAAAGACACCTCCATCATGCACAGACAACAGGTGGCTTTCAACTTTGTGCGTCTGATCCGAGACAACTGGGACCGACTCGCCGCCTCCATCACCCTCGAGCAGGGCAAGACCTTTGCCGATGCCAAGGGAGACGTGCTCCGTGGCCTTCAGGTGGCCGAGCAGGCCTGCTCCATCCCCAACACCCTCATGGGCGAGTCCCTGGAGGTGGCCAAGAACATGCGAACCGAAATGTACCGTGAGCCTCTCGGTGTCGTCGCCGCCATTGCTCCCTTCAACTTCCCCGCAATGGTGCCCCTCTGGTCCATCCCCCTGGCTCTCGTGACCGGTAACACTCTCATCCTCAAGCCCTCCGAGCGAGATCCCGGCGCTGCTCTCATCCTCGCCGAGCTCATCACCGAGGCCGGTGCCCCTCCCGGAACCGTCAACATTATCCACGGAGGCGCCCCCACCGTCAACTTCATCTGTGACGCCCCCGAGATCAAGGCCATCTCCTTCGTTGGAGGTGATGCTGCCGGCAAGCACATCCATCAGCGAGGCGGAGCCAACGGTAAGCGAGTTCAGGCCAACCTGGGCGCCAAGAACCACTGCGTTCTGATGCCCGATGCTGACAAGAACTTTGCTCTCAACTCCATTGTCGGCGCTGCCTTTGGCGCTGCCGGCCAGCGATGCATGGCTCTGTCCACCCTGGTCACCACCCAGGGCACCGGCTCGTGGATGCCCGAGCTTGTCGAGCgtgccaagaagctcaccATTAACGGTGGCTTTGAGGCTGACGCCGATCTGGGACCTGTCATCTCCCCCGCCGCCAAGGCCCGATGTGAGGCTCTGATCCAGTCTGCCATCGACGAGGGAGCCACCGTTCTGCTCGATGGCCGAGGACAGCACCCCGCCAAGTACCCCAACGGTAACTTCATTGGccccaccatcatcaccggTGTCAAGCCCGGCATGAAGTGCTACGACCAGGAGATTTTCGGCCCCGTTCTTGTTGTCGTTGATACCACCGATCTTGACGACGCCATTGGTCTCATCAACCGAAACAAGTACGGCAACGGTGCTGCCATCTTCACCCGATCCGGTGCTGCAGGCAACAagttccagaagcagatcCAGGCCGGCCAGATTGGTATCAACGTGCCCATCCCCGTCCCTCTCCCCATGTTCTCCTTCACCGGAAACAAGGGCTCCTTCCTGGGCGACCTCAACTTCTACGGCAAGGCTGGTGTCATGTTCCTGACCCAGTACAAGACCGTGACCACCCAGTGGCGAGACGAGGATGTCACCTCCCAGAAGGCTGATGTTATCATGCCTACCCAGAGCTAG
- a CDS encoding uncharacterized protein (Compare to YALI0C01903g, weakly similar to DEHA0D05709g Debaryomyces hansenii IPF 10588.1) translates to MHKVTVSPELLKRGRKSGGPNPLGDMVSIRYGFHPDSLDHKSKMQLEEDKDKGNWVLRGSGGGNGTHTFSGGVAPASDLECVLVWDAPSNSYVLHPLDATLRVSRDKAAGAGTVGASRATRTASPESTDGLGISLPGAGKIVSEEELRKKREIEAREAKEAAAAKAQAAEEAAEAARLEAELMEADMGLEEVEDVKPEPVKKAPAKKAPAKKTAPKKAAPKPVAKPAAKRPPTSTPTAAASSSESDVDADLDDFGDLANELEESLEQFSKDDDGDVMMIVDDSHDNKPKHSWNMPAGGGGPMSLRGYAGGRREEEELSSSEEE, encoded by the coding sequence ATGCACAAAGTGACGGTAAGCCCTGAGCTACTCAAGCGCGGACGCAAAAGCGGCGGCCCCAACCCGCTCGGCGACATGGTGTCGATTCGGTACGGGTTCCATCCCGACTCGCTGGATCACAAGAGCAAAAtgcagctggaggaggacaaggacaagggcAATTGGGTGCTTCGAGGCAGCGGCGGCGGGAACGGCACACACACCTTCTCCGGAGGGGTGGCGCCGGCGTCGGACCTGGAGTGTGTGCTGGTTTGGGACGCCCCCAGCAACTCGTACGTGCTTCATCCATTGGATGCGACTTTGCGGGTGTCACGGGACAAGGCTGCGGGAGCTGGCACTGTGGGGGCGTCACGTGCGACCCGGACGGCCTCTCCAGAGTCCACAGACGGTCTGGGAATCAGTTTACCGGGAGCAGGCAAGATTGTatctgaggaggagctgcgCAAGAAGCGGGAAATCGAGGCCAGGGAGGCCAAGGAAGCAGCGGCAGCAAAGGCCCAGGCCGCGGAGGAGGCCGCAGAGGCCGCACGGCTGGAAGCGGAGCTCATGGAGGCAGACAtgggtctggaggaggtggaggacgtGAAGCCGGAGCCGGTCAAAAAGGCCCCGGCCAAAAAGGCCCcggccaagaagaccgCACCGAAGAAGGCGGCCCCCAAACCGGTGGCCAAGCCTGCTGCAAAACGACCGCCCACCTCGACGCCAACAGCGGCAGCTTCGTCGTCGGAGTCAGACGTGGACGCGGACCTGGACGATTTCGGAGACCTGGccaacgagctggaggagtcgcTGGAGCAGTTTTCCAAGGACGATGACGGAGACGTGATGATGATCGTGGACGACTCGCATGATAACAAGCCCAAACATAGCTGGAACATGCctgctggaggtggaggaccTATGAGTCTACGGGGTTACGCAGGCGGTAggagagaggaggaggagttgtCGTCGAGTGAGGAGGAATAA
- a CDS encoding uncharacterized protein (Compare to YALI0C01969g, no similarity), whose translation MIRRINTLASSAKTPDPAVILKSIDRVQNGANNGERMDHNQQQKTLNRTHKGQQRQTTGGQKLKGAPKSKTPYKRSSNNRFRLFLQPFEVSALLRNRGEVIQQLRSQHNLYALNLSPFVNASSSRSVRIKCDSEENLDKTTNEQVARDAEKLSQAITDMYREIITRRPQRDADGLSLKPGSGQLRFSVTNSVAAKFDHLCNAMYGGRPSTSNSISVNKQLIPDSRDQLLIVNVKKIADLDEVARFVHELVMQEHQTPFKKSSDLPRAHILPRTDINYHSHTKLAQRGQFAKIRLIIPDHMVGTVIGRGGANIKQLRENSGAFISLKSDHDKKSVVQIVAQDQANVTQAIVELKQLLEQEWYSDKSLEEIEKIFLRAGYNV comes from the coding sequence ATGATCCGCCGAATTAATACGCTCGCGTCGTCTGCCAAAACGCCGGATCCCGCCGTCATTCTCAAGTCGATAGACCGGGTGCAGAATGGAGCCAACAACGGAGAACGCATGGACCACAATCAACAACAAAAGACACTGAACCGGACCCACAAAGGACAGCAAAGACAGACTACCGGAGGTCAGAAACTCAAGGGCGCTCCGAAATCTAAGACGCCCTACAAACGCTCATCCAACAACCGGTTCCGGCTGTTTCTGCAGCCGTTCGAGGTGTCGGCGCTGCTCAGGAACCGGGGCGAGGTGATCCAGCAGCTGAGATCGCAGCACAATCTATACGCTCTCAATCTGTCTCCGTTTGTCAATGCCTCGTCGTCGAGATCGGTGCGAATCAAGTGCGACAGCGAGGAGAATCTCGACAAAACCACGAACGAGCAGGTGGCTCGAGACGCCGAAAAGCTGTCTCAGGCTATCACAGACATGTATCGAGAGATTATCACTCGCCGGCCTCAGCGGGACGCCGACGGACTATCGCTCAAGCCAGGATCGGGCCAGTTGCGGTTCTCGGTCACCAACAGTGTGGCAGCAAAGTTTGACCATCTGTGCAACGCCATGTATGGAGGCAGACCGTCGACTAGCAACTCCATCAGTGTGAACAAGCAGTTGATTCCCGACTCCCGTGACCAACTGCTCATTGTCAacgtcaagaagattgCTGATCTCGACGAGGTGGCCCGCTTTGTGCATGAGCTGGTGATGCAGGAGCACCAGACTCCGTTCAAGAAGAGCTCTGATCTCCCCCGAGCCCACATTCTGCCCAGAACAGACATCAACTATCACTCGCATACCAAGTTGGCGCAGCGTGGCCAGTTTGCGAAAATCAGGCTCATTATCCCAGACCATATGGTGGGCACCGTGAttggacgaggaggagcaaaCATCAAGCAGCTGCGGGAGAACTCGGGAGCTTTCATTTCGCTCAAGAGCGATCACGACAAGAAGTCCGTGGTTCAGATTGTCGCCCAGGACCAAGCCAATGTCACCCAGGCCATTGTTgagctcaagcagctgctggaacagGAGTGGTACTCGGACAagagtctggaggagattgagaagattTTCCTCAGAGCAGGCTACAATGTTTAA
- a CDS encoding uncharacterized protein (Compare to YALI0C01826g, no similarity) — translation MGYSLTTPTPIVITNLIPCLGFPQQVIKKASSISTLNLDFEPLFEDGRLLIGDQEDSYPAAEFVIPRFSLTSNNFLDASYPWREPSSVVEVKQERDHLSNLLALGTGYRVYYGHRKRFYVCHDRFGRCILVHNKNLHSAFEFNLHNQQIVHVAILPSTTVIHVSSEEGVIEALIVDLAKKRLIKILSFIYFNPATCGVFQFGEVLWFSFGGVSIRVEVDWNTNLECLHGNVFLGRCSWSVGPSLGVFPMQGTGACLKYVGCIQDRTRVFDLETETMIVYKREVHEQHILRGTRNGQFGFWVVNGSVSQTLQKLWLHNSKTGKTPDQWLLEAGS, via the coding sequence ATGGGATACTCACTAACGACTCCGACGCCCATCGTGATCACCAACCTGATACCATGTTTGGGATTCCCTCAACAAGTGATTAAAAAGGCCTCGTCCATCTCGACCCTCAATCTCGACTTTGAACCGCTGTTCGAAGACGGTCGACTGCTCAttggagaccaagaagattcCTATCCGGCGGCGGAGTTTGTCATACCGCGCTTCAGTCTCACAAGCAACAACTTTCTCGACGCCTCGTACCCGTGGAGAGAACCCAGTAGCGTGGTTGAGGTGAAACAGGAACGCGACCATCTGAGCAACCTGCTGGCGCTGGGGACGGGATACAGAGTTTACTACGGACACCGAAAGCGGTTCTACGTCTGCCACGACCGGTTTGGACGGTGCATTCTGGTCCACAACAAAAACCTGCACTCAGCGTTCGAGTTCAATCTCCACAATCAGCAGATTGTGCACGTGGCGATTCTGCCGAGCACCACCGTGATCCATGTGTCATCGGAAGAGGGCGTCATTGAAGCGCTGATCGTGGACCTGGCTAAAAAACGGCTCATCAAAATCCTCTCCTTCATCTACTTCAACCCGGCCACCTGTGGAGTGTTCCAGTTTGGAGAAGTACTGTGGTTTTCGTTTGGAGGAGTGTCAATTCGGGTGGAGGTCGACTGGAACACCAACCTCGAGTGTCTCCATGGCAACGTGTTCCTGGGGAGGTGCTCTTGGTCCGTTGGCCCATCTCTAGGGGTCTTTCCCATGCAAGGTACAGGAGCCTGTCTCAAGTATGTAGGATGTATCCAAGACCGGACCCGTGTCTTTGATCTCGAGACCGAAACGATGATCGTCTACAAAAGAGAGGTCCACGAGCAGCACATTCTGAGAGGTACTCGCAATGGTCAATTCGGTTTCTGGGTCGTCAATGGGTCTGTTTCGCAGACACTTCAGAAACTGTGGTTGCACAACTCCAAGACGGGAAAGACTCCGGATCAgtggttgttggaggcggGTTCATAA